The DNA sequence ATCCTTCCTCGACAGGACAATGGCCCCGACTAAAGCGACCAGGAGCACCACTGATGTCAGTTCAAACGGAATGACAAATTCGGAGAATAAGCTGATCCCGATTTGCTCTGTATTGTTTTCATGAAGCAGCACCTCCTGCTCCGGAAAATCCAGGTTGTAGATGCCGATATACACACTGAAGGCAAAGGCCAGGATCGCCAGAAATAATAGAATCCTGCGCAGTCGGCCGGCTTTCTGCCCGCTCTCGTCATGATGGCGGGTAAGCATGATGCCAAACAGCATAATGATCGTGATGGCACCCGAGTAGATCAGCACCTGGACAACGGCAATGAATTCAGCAGACAAAAGGATATAAATGCCCGCTATGCTGATAAAAGTAAAGACGAGCGCGACCACCATATGGACCACTTTTTCAAGGTTGATCAGCAGGATGCCCCCGGTCACTGCAGCGATGGCCAGCCCCAAAAAGGCAAGCAGCTCTCCTGTAAATGTCATGCTTTATTCACCTGCCGTATGTTTTCATCATTTTCATCAAGCCATTCAAGGTTTTTGAACAGCTCATCCCGGCTGTATTCTGCCAGCTCGAAGTTATTCGTCATGATGATTGCTTCTGTCGGGCATACCTCTGTACACAGGTCGCATAAAATGCAGATC is a window from the Bacillus infantis NRRL B-14911 genome containing:
- a CDS encoding NADH-quinone oxidoreductase subunit J — its product is MTFTGELLAFLGLAIAAVTGGILLINLEKVVHMVVALVFTFISIAGIYILLSAEFIAVVQVLIYSGAITIIMLFGIMLTRHHDESGQKAGRLRRILLFLAILAFAFSVYIGIYNLDFPEQEVLLHENNTEQIGISLFSEFVIPFELTSVVLLVALVGAIVLSRKDDEETEEDGR